One genomic window of Streptomyces sp. NBC_01498 includes the following:
- a CDS encoding heme o synthase, translating to MTAVESRPAGVVLTPSPGGHRPFGARVKAFVALTKPRIIELLLITTVPVMFLAEQGAPDFWLMVVTCVGGYLSAGGANALNMYIDRDIDAMMDRTSQRPLVTGMVSPPEALVFGLSLAVVSTLWFGLLVNWLSAALALGALLFYVVVYTMILKRRTSQNIVWGGIAGCMPVFIGWSSVTGTLSWAAVILFLVMFFWTPPHYWPLSMKVRADYARVGVPMLPVVASNQVVARQIVLYSWVMVAVSLLLTPLGYTGWFYTSVALVAGGWWLWEAHALQSRAKSGATGGKLKEMRLFHWSITYVSLLFVAVAVDPFLR from the coding sequence GTGACGGCCGTCGAGTCCCGACCCGCAGGGGTCGTCCTGACTCCGAGCCCGGGGGGCCATCGGCCGTTCGGGGCCCGCGTCAAAGCGTTCGTGGCGCTGACCAAACCACGGATCATCGAGCTGCTGCTCATCACGACTGTGCCGGTGATGTTCCTGGCCGAGCAGGGCGCGCCGGACTTCTGGCTGATGGTCGTCACCTGCGTCGGCGGCTATCTGTCCGCGGGCGGCGCCAACGCGCTGAACATGTACATCGATCGCGACATCGACGCCATGATGGACCGCACCTCGCAGCGCCCGCTGGTGACCGGCATGGTGTCGCCCCCCGAGGCCCTCGTCTTCGGGCTGTCACTGGCCGTCGTCTCGACGCTCTGGTTCGGCCTGCTGGTCAACTGGCTGTCGGCGGCGCTCGCCCTCGGCGCGCTCCTCTTCTACGTCGTCGTCTACACGATGATCCTCAAGCGCCGCACCTCGCAGAACATCGTCTGGGGCGGTATCGCGGGCTGCATGCCGGTCTTCATCGGCTGGTCGTCCGTGACCGGCACGCTGTCCTGGGCCGCGGTCATCCTCTTCCTGGTCATGTTCTTCTGGACGCCGCCGCACTACTGGCCGCTGTCGATGAAGGTCCGCGCGGACTACGCGCGCGTGGGCGTGCCCATGCTGCCCGTCGTCGCGTCGAACCAGGTCGTCGCCCGCCAGATCGTCCTCTACAGCTGGGTGATGGTCGCGGTGTCGCTGCTGCTGACCCCGCTCGGCTACACCGGCTGGTTCTACACGTCGGTGGCCCTGGTGGCCGGCGGCTGGTGGCTGTGGGAGGCGCACGCGCTCCAGTCGCGCGCCAAGTCCGGTGCCACGGGCGGCAAGCTGAAGGAGATGCGGCTGTTCCACTGGTCGATCACCTATGTGTCGCTGCTCTTCGTGGCCGTCGCGGTGGACCCCTTCCTGAGGTAG
- a CDS encoding COX15/CtaA family protein: MVAVWNPLDYVAQRWTPSPRTLRRAALSAVVMTVVIIVTGGAVRLTGSGLGCDTWPKCTDDSLFATPEQGLHGAIEFGNRMLTYVLSAAVGWAIVAARSVEPRRRGLTRLAWSMFWVVVLNAVMGGVTVHTELNPWTVAVHFLLANALLTVAVVVWQRTREGDAPPRPRVPRPVRKLAWALVAATALLVAVGTTVTGSGKHAGDSSEVPRMPWNWVDAAHVHAATAWLVCALAVAMWLVLRVVDAPDDTRARARDLLVVLLAQGAVGYVQYFTDVPEFLVGLHMLGSALTWVAVLRLALSLRERPVSEPEIPASKDPADPALSTA, translated from the coding sequence ATGGTTGCCGTGTGGAACCCCCTCGACTACGTCGCCCAGCGCTGGACGCCCTCCCCCCGTACGCTGCGCCGTGCCGCGCTCTCCGCCGTCGTGATGACGGTCGTCATCATCGTCACCGGCGGCGCCGTACGGCTCACCGGCTCCGGGCTCGGCTGCGACACCTGGCCGAAGTGCACGGACGACAGCCTGTTCGCGACCCCCGAGCAGGGGCTGCACGGGGCGATCGAGTTCGGCAACCGCATGCTGACGTACGTCCTGTCGGCGGCCGTCGGCTGGGCGATCGTCGCGGCCCGGTCGGTCGAGCCCCGGCGGCGCGGTCTGACGCGGCTCGCCTGGAGCATGTTCTGGGTCGTGGTGCTCAACGCCGTCATGGGCGGCGTCACGGTCCACACGGAGCTGAACCCCTGGACGGTGGCCGTCCACTTCCTGCTCGCCAACGCCCTGCTGACCGTCGCGGTCGTCGTCTGGCAGCGCACCCGCGAGGGCGACGCGCCGCCCCGGCCGAGGGTCCCGCGTCCGGTACGGAAGCTGGCCTGGGCCCTGGTCGCCGCGACGGCCCTGCTGGTCGCCGTCGGAACGACGGTGACCGGGTCCGGGAAGCACGCGGGCGACAGCAGCGAGGTGCCGCGGATGCCGTGGAACTGGGTCGACGCGGCGCACGTGCACGCGGCGACGGCCTGGCTGGTCTGCGCGCTGGCCGTCGCGATGTGGCTGGTGCTGCGGGTCGTGGACGCCCCGGACGACACCCGCGCGCGGGCGCGCGACCTGCTCGTGGTCCTGCTGGCGCAGGGCGCCGTGGGCTACGTCCAGTACTTCACCGACGTACCCGAGTTCCTGGTCGGGCTGCACATGCTCGGCTCCGCGCTGACCTGGGTCGCCGTGCTGCGACTCGCGCTGAGCCTGCGGGAGCGGCCCGTGTCGGAACCGGAGATCCCGGCCAGTAAGGACCCGGCGGACCCGGCGCTGTCCACGGCCTGA
- a CDS encoding ABC transporter permease, translating into MTTGTDTDTGAGTGAAAGRYAPAPGAAPLSRMIAAQTVFETRMLLRNGEQLLLTVIIPSLLLVLFSTVDVVDTGSGASVDFLTPGVLALAVMSTAFTGQAIATGFERRYGVLKRLGASPLPRWALMTAKTLSVLVTEVLQITLLTVLAFALGWSPQGGPLAVVLLLVLGTAAFSGLGLLMAGTLRAEATLAAANLVFVLLLVGGGVIVPLDKFPDLARELLGLLPISALSGGLRDVLQHGAGMPWGDLGVLGVWAVLGLGAAARLFRWE; encoded by the coding sequence ATGACCACCGGTACGGACACGGACACGGGCGCCGGGACGGGTGCCGCCGCCGGCAGATACGCCCCCGCGCCGGGCGCGGCGCCCCTGTCGCGGATGATCGCCGCGCAGACGGTCTTCGAGACCAGGATGCTGCTGCGCAACGGTGAGCAACTGCTGCTGACCGTGATCATCCCGAGTCTGCTGCTGGTCCTGTTCTCGACCGTCGACGTCGTCGACACGGGCTCGGGCGCGTCGGTCGACTTCCTCACCCCCGGTGTTCTCGCGCTGGCCGTGATGTCGACCGCCTTCACCGGGCAGGCCATCGCGACGGGATTCGAGCGGCGGTACGGGGTGCTCAAGCGGCTGGGGGCGTCACCGCTGCCCCGCTGGGCGCTGATGACCGCCAAGACCCTCTCGGTCCTGGTGACCGAGGTGCTTCAGATCACCCTGCTGACGGTCCTCGCGTTCGCGCTGGGCTGGTCCCCGCAGGGCGGCCCCCTCGCCGTCGTACTCCTGCTCGTCCTCGGGACGGCCGCCTTCTCCGGGCTCGGGCTGCTCATGGCGGGCACACTCCGGGCGGAGGCGACGCTGGCCGCCGCGAACCTGGTGTTCGTCCTGCTGCTGGTGGGCGGCGGGGTGATCGTGCCGCTGGACAAGTTCCCGGACCTCGCGCGGGAGTTGCTCGGCCTGCTGCCGATCTCGGCGCTGTCCGGGGGGCTGCGCGACGTACTCCAGCACGGGGCCGGGATGCCCTGGGGCGACCTCGGGGTGCTGGGTGTCTGGGCGGTACTGGGGCTCGGGGCGGCGGCGCGTCTCTTCCGCTGGGAATAG
- a CDS encoding ABC transporter ATP-binding protein, producing the protein MRSVVGEPAVQIRGLVKRYGARNAVDGLDLVFRAGTVSALLGPNGAGKTTTVETCEGYRVPDEGTVRVLGLDPVADAARLRPRIGVMLQSGGVYSGARADEMLRHMAALHANPLDVPELIERLGLGGCGRTAYRRLSGGQQQRLSLAMAVVGRPELVFLDEPTAGLDPQARRSTWDLVRELRADGVTTVLTTHFMDEAEELADDVAIMDAGRTVAHGSPDELCRGGAENTLRFTGRPGLDLGSLLKALPDGSAAGEPTPGTYRIGGTIDPQLLATVTTWCAQHGVMPDRISVERHTLEDVFLELTGKELRP; encoded by the coding sequence ATGCGCAGCGTCGTCGGAGAACCGGCCGTACAGATCCGGGGCCTGGTCAAGCGGTACGGGGCCCGGAACGCGGTGGACGGACTGGATCTGGTGTTCCGCGCGGGCACCGTCTCCGCCCTCCTCGGGCCCAACGGGGCCGGCAAGACCACCACCGTCGAGACCTGCGAGGGCTACCGGGTCCCGGACGAGGGGACCGTACGCGTCCTCGGGCTCGACCCCGTCGCCGACGCGGCCCGGCTGCGCCCCCGGATCGGCGTGATGCTCCAGTCGGGCGGTGTGTACTCGGGGGCCCGCGCGGACGAGATGCTGCGCCACATGGCCGCACTGCACGCGAACCCGCTGGACGTCCCCGAGCTGATCGAGCGGCTCGGCCTCGGCGGCTGCGGCCGTACGGCCTACCGGCGGCTCTCCGGCGGACAGCAGCAGCGCCTCTCGCTCGCCATGGCGGTCGTCGGCCGCCCCGAGCTGGTGTTCCTGGACGAGCCGACCGCCGGGCTCGACCCACAGGCCCGCAGGTCCACCTGGGACCTGGTGCGCGAACTGCGCGCCGACGGCGTGACCACGGTCCTCACCACGCACTTCATGGACGAGGCCGAGGAACTGGCCGACGACGTCGCCATCATGGACGCCGGCCGGACCGTGGCCCACGGCTCCCCCGACGAGCTGTGCCGGGGCGGCGCCGAGAACACCCTGCGCTTCACCGGCCGCCCCGGACTCGACCTCGGCTCCCTGCTCAAGGCGCTGCCCGACGGGTCGGCCGCCGGCGAACCGACCCCCGGCACCTACCGGATCGGCGGCACGATCGACCCGCAGCTGCTCGCGACGGTGACGACCTGGTGCGCCCAGCACGGGGTGATGCCGGACCGGATCTCCGTCGAGCGGCACACGCTGGAGGACGTCTTCCTCGAACTGACCGGCAAGGAGCTGCGGCCATGA
- a CDS encoding helix-turn-helix transcriptional regulator encodes MKYAGEPHQEDLATGERSTRNRVARSILDHGPSTVSDLAGRLGLTQAAVRRHLDALVADTVVEPRDQRVYGSRGRGRPAKVFALTDCGRDAFDQSYDQLAADALDWIARAAGGGPEGDAAVTAFARDRIATQAEPYREAVAAAPPERRTEALARALSADGYAATARGAPSRQGEQLCQHHCPVAHVAEKYPQLCEAETEFFSELLGTHVQRLATIAHGDGVCTTFIPHGAGHGAPPGATARDGTPGTGGPRISQQTDHHASESTAGRNPA; translated from the coding sequence GTGAAATACGCTGGCGAGCCTCACCAGGAGGACCTCGCGACCGGTGAGCGCTCCACGCGCAACCGGGTCGCGCGCTCCATCCTGGATCACGGCCCGTCCACCGTCTCCGACCTGGCCGGGCGGCTGGGCCTCACCCAGGCCGCCGTCCGCCGCCATCTCGACGCGCTCGTCGCCGACACCGTCGTGGAGCCCCGTGACCAGCGAGTCTACGGCTCACGCGGACGCGGCAGGCCCGCCAAGGTGTTCGCCCTCACCGACTGCGGCAGGGACGCCTTCGACCAGTCCTACGACCAGCTCGCCGCCGACGCCCTCGACTGGATCGCCCGCGCCGCCGGCGGCGGCCCCGAAGGTGACGCCGCGGTCACCGCCTTCGCGCGCGACCGGATCGCCACCCAGGCGGAGCCGTACCGGGAAGCGGTCGCCGCCGCGCCCCCCGAGAGGCGTACGGAGGCACTCGCCAGGGCGCTGAGCGCGGACGGGTACGCTGCTACGGCTCGCGGCGCGCCGAGCCGGCAGGGCGAGCAGCTCTGCCAGCACCACTGCCCCGTGGCCCATGTGGCCGAGAAGTATCCGCAGTTGTGCGAGGCGGAGACGGAGTTCTTCTCCGAGCTGCTCGGCACCCATGTGCAACGGCTGGCGACCATCGCCCACGGCGACGGGGTGTGCACGACGTTCATCCCCCACGGCGCGGGCCACGGCGCTCCACCGGGTGCCACGGCGCGGGACGGCACCCCGGGCACCGGGGGACCGCGTATCAGCCAGCAGACCGATCACCACGCATCCGAAAGCACGGCCGGGAGGAACCCCGCATGA
- the sufB gene encoding Fe-S cluster assembly protein SufB, which translates to MTLPTETAHPELEGLGKYEYGWADSDTAGAAAKRGLSEEVVRDISAKKSEPEWMLKLRLKGLKLFGKKPMPSWGSDLSGIHFDNIKYFVRSTEKQAESWEDLPEDIKNTYDKLGIPEAEKQRLVAGVAAQYESEVVYHQIREDLEEQGVIFKDTDTALKEHPELFQEYFGTVIPVGDNKFASLNSAVWSGGSFIYVPKGVHVEIPLQAYFRINTENMGQFERTLIIVDEDAYVHYVEGCTAPIYSSDSLHSAVVEIIVKKGGRCRYTTIQNWSNNVYNLVTKRAVAYEGATMEWVDGNIGSKVTMKYPAVYLMGEHAKGETLSIAFAGEGQHQDAGAKMVHMAPNTSSNIVSKSVARGGGRTSYRGLIEIGEGAAGSKSNVLCDALLVDTISRSDTYPYVDVREDDVSMGHEATVSKVSEDQLFYLMSRGMTEFEAMAMIVRGFVEPIAKELPMEYALELNRLIELQMEGSVG; encoded by the coding sequence ATGACGCTCCCCACGGAGACCGCCCACCCTGAGCTCGAAGGACTGGGCAAGTACGAGTACGGCTGGGCCGACTCCGACACGGCCGGAGCCGCCGCCAAGCGCGGTCTCTCCGAAGAGGTCGTCCGGGACATCTCGGCCAAGAAGAGCGAGCCGGAGTGGATGCTGAAGCTCCGTCTCAAGGGCCTGAAGCTGTTCGGCAAGAAGCCGATGCCGAGCTGGGGCTCCGACCTGTCGGGCATCCACTTCGACAACATCAAGTACTTCGTCCGGTCGACGGAGAAGCAGGCGGAGTCCTGGGAGGACCTGCCCGAGGACATCAAGAACACGTACGACAAGCTCGGTATCCCGGAGGCGGAGAAGCAGCGCCTGGTCGCCGGTGTCGCCGCGCAGTACGAGTCGGAGGTCGTCTACCACCAGATCCGTGAGGACCTGGAGGAGCAGGGCGTCATCTTCAAGGACACCGACACCGCGCTCAAGGAGCACCCCGAGCTGTTCCAGGAGTACTTCGGCACGGTCATCCCGGTCGGCGACAACAAGTTCGCGTCGCTGAACTCGGCCGTGTGGTCCGGCGGTTCCTTCATCTACGTGCCGAAGGGTGTGCACGTCGAGATCCCGCTCCAGGCGTACTTCCGTATCAACACGGAGAACATGGGCCAGTTCGAGCGGACACTGATCATCGTCGACGAGGACGCCTACGTCCACTACGTCGAGGGCTGCACGGCGCCGATCTACTCCTCGGACTCGCTGCACAGCGCCGTCGTCGAGATCATCGTCAAGAAGGGTGGCCGCTGCCGTTACACGACCATCCAGAACTGGTCGAACAACGTCTACAACCTGGTCACCAAGCGCGCCGTGGCCTACGAGGGCGCGACCATGGAGTGGGTCGACGGCAACATCGGCTCCAAGGTCACCATGAAGTACCCGGCGGTCTACCTGATGGGCGAGCACGCCAAGGGCGAGACGCTGTCCATCGCCTTCGCGGGCGAGGGCCAGCACCAGGACGCCGGCGCCAAGATGGTCCACATGGCTCCGAACACCTCCTCGAACATCGTCTCCAAGTCGGTGGCGCGGGGCGGCGGCCGTACGTCCTACCGAGGTCTCATCGAGATCGGTGAGGGCGCCGCCGGATCCAAGTCCAACGTGCTCTGCGACGCGCTGCTGGTCGACACCATCTCGCGCTCCGACACCTACCCGTACGTGGACGTCCGCGAGGACGACGTGTCGATGGGCCACGAGGCGACGGTCTCCAAGGTCTCCGAGGACCAGCTCTTCTACCTGATGAGCCGCGGCATGACCGAGTTCGAGGCCATGGCGATGATCGTGCGCGGCTTCGTGGAGCCGATCGCCAAGGAACTGCCCATGGAGTACGCCCTGGAGCTCAACCGGCTGATCGAGCTCCAGATGGAAGGCTCCGTCGGCTGA
- the sufD gene encoding Fe-S cluster assembly protein SufD produces MAEAQNIPVGSTTAGSIAVAAESTVATRVSAPPSYDVADFPVPHGREEEWRFTPLERLRGLQDGTAVADGLIRTEVFTPEGVTQETVGRDDPRVGRAGTPVDRVAAQAYTSFEKASVVSVPKETVLTEPIRITVHGQGGTAFVHQVIELGAFAEAVVVIDHTGDAVVAANVDFLVGDGAKLTVVSVQDWDAKAVHVSQHNALVGRDASFKSIVVTFGGDVVRLHPRVRYAGPGGAAELFGLYFTDKGQHQEHRLLVDHDAPHCTSNAVYKGALQGDDAHAVWIGDVIIRAVAEGTDTYEMNRNLVLTDGARVDSVPNLEIETGEIAGAGHASATGRFDDEQLFYLMSRGIPQIEARRLVIRGFFAELVQQIGLPDVEERLIAKIEAELEASI; encoded by the coding sequence ATGGCTGAGGCTCAGAACATTCCGGTGGGTTCCACCACCGCCGGTTCGATCGCGGTGGCCGCCGAGTCGACCGTCGCCACGCGCGTGAGCGCGCCGCCGTCCTACGACGTCGCGGACTTCCCCGTCCCGCACGGCCGCGAGGAGGAGTGGCGCTTCACACCGCTGGAGCGGCTGCGCGGTCTCCAGGACGGTACGGCCGTCGCCGACGGTCTCATCCGTACGGAGGTGTTCACGCCCGAGGGCGTCACCCAGGAGACCGTCGGGCGCGACGACCCGCGCGTGGGCAGGGCCGGTACGCCGGTCGACCGGGTGGCCGCCCAGGCGTACACCTCGTTCGAGAAGGCGTCCGTCGTCTCCGTGCCCAAGGAGACCGTGCTCACCGAGCCGATCCGGATCACCGTGCACGGCCAGGGCGGCACCGCCTTCGTGCACCAGGTGATCGAGCTGGGCGCCTTCGCCGAGGCGGTCGTGGTCATCGACCACACCGGTGACGCGGTGGTCGCCGCCAACGTCGACTTCCTCGTCGGCGACGGCGCCAAGCTCACCGTCGTGTCCGTACAGGACTGGGACGCCAAGGCCGTCCATGTCTCCCAGCACAACGCGCTGGTCGGCCGGGACGCCTCGTTCAAGTCGATCGTGGTGACCTTCGGCGGCGACGTCGTACGGCTCCACCCGCGCGTGCGGTACGCGGGCCCCGGCGGCGCGGCCGAGCTGTTCGGCCTGTACTTCACCGACAAGGGCCAGCACCAGGAGCACCGTCTCCTGGTCGACCACGACGCCCCGCACTGCACGTCCAACGCCGTCTACAAGGGCGCGCTCCAGGGCGACGACGCGCACGCCGTCTGGATCGGCGACGTGATCATCCGCGCCGTCGCGGAGGGCACCGACACCTACGAGATGAACCGGAACCTGGTCCTCACGGACGGCGCCCGGGTCGACTCCGTACCCAACCTGGAGATCGAGACCGGCGAGATCGCCGGCGCCGGTCACGCCTCGGCCACCGGCCGGTTCGACGACGAGCAGCTGTTCTACCTGATGTCGCGCGGGATCCCGCAGATCGAGGCGCGCCGCCTCGTCATCCGCGGCTTCTTCGCCGAACTGGTCCAGCAGATCGGACTGCCCGACGTCGAGGAACGCCTGATCGCCAAGATCGAGGCGGAGCTGGAGGCGTCGATCTGA
- a CDS encoding non-heme iron oxygenase ferredoxin subunit, translating to MAFVRVCGLSELEDDTPKRVELDGTPVSVVRSGGEVFAINDICSHANVSLSEGEVEDCSIECWLHGSTFDLRTGKPNGLPATRPVPVYPVQIQGDDVLVSVTQES from the coding sequence ATGGCCTTCGTCCGAGTCTGCGGACTGAGCGAGCTGGAGGACGACACCCCTAAGCGGGTGGAGCTCGACGGCACACCGGTCTCGGTCGTCCGTTCCGGGGGAGAGGTGTTCGCGATCAACGACATCTGCTCGCACGCGAACGTCTCCCTCTCGGAGGGCGAGGTCGAGGACTGCTCCATCGAATGCTGGCTGCACGGCTCCACCTTCGACCTCCGGACCGGAAAGCCGAACGGCCTGCCCGCGACGCGACCCGTCCCCGTATACCCCGTACAGATCCAAGGGGACGATGTGCTCGTCTCCGTCACCCAGGAGTCCTGA
- the sufC gene encoding Fe-S cluster assembly ATPase SufC, with the protein MATLEITDLHVSVAAEGGAREILKGVDLTVKQGETHAIMGPNGSGKSTLAYSIAGHPKYTITGGTVTLDGEDVLEMTVDERARAGLFLAMQYPVEVPGVSVSNFLRTSATAMRGEAPKLRTWVKEVKGAMEQLQMDPAFAERNVNEGFSGGEKKRHEILQLELLRPKVAILDETDSGLDVDALRVVSEGVNRVRESGEVGTLLITHYTRILRYIKPDFVHVFAQGRIAESGGAELADKLENEGYEAYVKGGVSQ; encoded by the coding sequence ATGGCAACCCTCGAAATCACCGACCTGCACGTCTCCGTCGCCGCGGAGGGCGGTGCCCGCGAGATCCTCAAGGGCGTCGACCTGACCGTCAAGCAGGGCGAGACCCACGCCATCATGGGCCCCAACGGCTCCGGCAAGTCGACCCTCGCGTACTCCATCGCGGGCCACCCCAAGTACACGATCACCGGTGGCACCGTGACGCTGGACGGCGAGGACGTCCTGGAGATGACCGTCGACGAGCGCGCCCGCGCCGGCCTCTTCCTCGCGATGCAGTACCCCGTCGAGGTCCCCGGCGTCTCCGTCTCCAACTTCCTGCGCACCTCCGCCACCGCCATGCGCGGCGAGGCACCCAAGCTGCGTACCTGGGTGAAGGAGGTCAAGGGCGCGATGGAACAGCTCCAGATGGACCCGGCCTTCGCCGAGCGCAACGTCAACGAGGGCTTCTCCGGCGGCGAGAAGAAGCGCCACGAGATCCTTCAGCTCGAACTGCTCCGGCCCAAGGTCGCGATCCTCGACGAGACGGACTCCGGTCTGGACGTCGACGCGCTGCGCGTCGTCTCCGAGGGCGTCAACCGCGTCCGCGAGAGCGGCGAGGTCGGCACGCTCCTCATCACGCACTACACGCGCATCCTGCGCTACATCAAGCCCGACTTCGTGCACGTCTTCGCCCAGGGCCGGATCGCCGAGTCCGGCGGCGCCGAGCTCGCCGACAAGCTGGAGAACGAGGGCTACGAGGCGTACGTGAAGGGCGGCGTGTCCCAGTGA
- a CDS encoding cysteine desulfurase: MTQPSSLLTGSGRFLDEAVRKDFPLLDRLVHDGKKIVYLDNAATSQKPRQVLDALSEYYEQHNANVHRGVHVLAEEATALYEGARDKVAAFINAPSRDEVIFTKNASESLNLVANMLGWADEPYRVDHETEIVITEMEHHSNIVPWQLLSQRTGAKLKWFGLTDDGRLDLSNIDEIITEKTKIVSFVLISNILGTVNPVETIVRRAQEVGALVLIDASQAAPHVAVDVQALQADFVAFTGHKMCGPTGIGVLWGRQELLEDLPPFLGGGEMIETVSMSSSTYAPAPHKFEAGTPPIAQAVGLGAAVDYLTAIGMDKIAAHEHALTEYAVKRLLDVPDLRIIGPSSAEERGATISFTLGDIHPHDVGQVLDEQGIAVRVGHHCARPVCLRYGIPATTRASFYLYSTRSEVDALVDGLEHVRNFFG, encoded by the coding sequence GTGACACAGCCGTCGAGCCTCCTCACCGGGTCGGGCCGATTCCTCGACGAGGCGGTCCGCAAGGACTTCCCGCTGCTGGACCGCCTGGTCCACGACGGGAAGAAGATCGTTTACCTGGACAACGCGGCGACGTCCCAGAAGCCGCGCCAGGTCCTCGACGCCCTCAGCGAGTACTACGAGCAGCACAACGCCAACGTGCACCGCGGCGTCCATGTGCTCGCCGAGGAGGCCACGGCGCTGTACGAGGGCGCGCGGGACAAGGTGGCCGCCTTCATCAACGCGCCCAGCCGCGACGAGGTGATCTTCACCAAGAACGCCTCCGAGTCGCTGAACCTCGTGGCGAACATGCTGGGCTGGGCCGACGAGCCCTACCGGGTGGACCACGAGACCGAGATCGTCATCACGGAGATGGAGCACCACTCCAACATCGTTCCGTGGCAGCTGCTCTCGCAGCGCACCGGGGCGAAGCTGAAGTGGTTCGGTCTCACCGACGACGGCCGCCTCGACCTGTCGAACATCGACGAGATCATCACCGAGAAGACGAAGATCGTCTCCTTCGTGCTGATCTCGAACATCCTGGGCACGGTCAACCCGGTCGAGACGATCGTCCGGCGCGCCCAGGAGGTCGGCGCGCTCGTGCTGATCGACGCCTCGCAGGCGGCGCCGCACGTGGCCGTCGACGTCCAGGCGCTCCAGGCCGACTTCGTGGCCTTCACCGGCCACAAGATGTGCGGACCGACCGGGATCGGCGTCCTGTGGGGCCGCCAGGAACTCCTGGAGGACCTTCCGCCGTTCCTCGGCGGCGGCGAGATGATCGAGACCGTGTCGATGAGCTCGTCCACGTACGCCCCGGCGCCGCACAAGTTCGAGGCGGGCACGCCCCCGATCGCCCAGGCCGTCGGCCTCGGCGCGGCCGTGGACTATCTCACCGCGATCGGCATGGACAAGATCGCGGCGCACGAGCACGCCCTCACCGAGTACGCGGTGAAACGGCTGCTCGACGTCCCCGACCTGCGGATCATCGGCCCGTCCTCGGCCGAGGAGCGCGGCGCCACGATCTCCTTCACACTCGGAGACATCCACCCGCACGACGTGGGCCAGGTACTGGACGAGCAGGGCATCGCCGTCCGGGTCGGACACCACTGCGCGCGTCCGGTCTGCCTGCGGTACGGAATTCCCGCGACCACGCGGGCGTCGTTCTATCTGTACTCCACGCGGTCCGAGGTCGACGCCCTGGTCGACGGGCTGGAGCACGTCCGTAATTTCTTCGGATGA
- the sufU gene encoding Fe-S cluster assembly sulfur transfer protein SufU has translation MKLDSMYQDVILDHYKHPHGRGLRDGDAEVHHVNPTCGDEITLRVKYDGTRIEDVSYEGQGCSISQASASVLNDLLVGKDLADAQKIQGTFLELMQSKGRIEPDDAMEEVLEDAVAFAGVSKYPARVKCALLSWMAWKDATAQALGDTAQKETA, from the coding sequence GTGAAGCTGGATTCCATGTACCAGGACGTCATCCTGGATCACTACAAGCACCCCCACGGACGCGGTCTGCGGGACGGCGACGCCGAGGTGCACCACGTCAATCCGACGTGCGGCGACGAGATCACGCTGCGGGTGAAGTACGACGGCACCCGGATCGAGGACGTGTCGTACGAGGGCCAGGGCTGCTCCATCAGCCAGGCCAGCGCGTCCGTGCTCAACGACCTGCTGGTCGGCAAGGACCTCGCCGACGCGCAGAAGATCCAGGGCACCTTCCTGGAGCTGATGCAGTCCAAGGGCCGGATCGAGCCCGACGACGCGATGGAGGAGGTGCTGGAGGACGCCGTGGCGTTCGCCGGCGTCTCGAAATATCCCGCCCGTGTGAAGTGCGCGCTGCTGAGCTGGATGGCGTGGAAGGACGCGACGGCCCAGGCACTGGGCGACACCGCGCAGAAGGAGACGGCATGA
- a CDS encoding metal-sulfur cluster assembly factor, with protein MSENETVTMKPASEEEVREALYDVVDPELGIDVVNLGLIYGVHIDESNVATLDMTLTSAACPLTDVIEDQAKSATEGLVSELKINWVWMPPWGPDKITDDGREQLRALGFNV; from the coding sequence ATGAGCGAGAACGAGACCGTGACGATGAAGCCCGCCTCCGAGGAGGAGGTCCGCGAGGCGCTGTACGACGTCGTGGACCCCGAGCTGGGGATCGACGTCGTCAATCTGGGCCTGATCTACGGCGTCCACATCGACGAGTCCAACGTCGCCACCCTCGACATGACACTGACGTCGGCGGCCTGTCCGCTGACCGACGTGATCGAGGACCAGGCGAAGTCGGCGACCGAGGGACTGGTCAGCGAGCTGAAGATCAACTGGGTCTGGATGCCCCCGTGGGGCCCCGACAAGATCACGGACGACGGCCGCGAGCAGCTGCGCGCGCTGGGCTTCAACGTCTGA